In Conger conger chromosome 12, fConCon1.1, whole genome shotgun sequence, one DNA window encodes the following:
- the rxfp3 gene encoding relaxin-3 receptor 1 yields MDALNGSDAAGNYSDEEQQQENEVFGIFPVVMHNATLMFNKTNRSWTDLFNILDLDKAEFVTDGSAILRIVISITYSVVCALGLIGNILVLHLMKSKQVWKKSPINLFVTSLAVTDFQFVLTLPFWAVENALDFTWLFGKAMCKIVSYVTAMNMYASVFFLTAMSVARYWSVASALKSKRRRHCCSAKRISALIWVAAIAAALPHAVFSTTATVSNEELCLVKFPDKTVDAQFWLGLYHAQKVLLGFVIPLAIISVCYLLLLRFITNKNINTSSAKRRSKVTKSVTIVVLSFFLCWLPNQALTAWGILIKLNVVHFSSEYYTTQAYIFPVSVCLAHSNSCLNPILYCLMRKEFRKALKKLFWKITSPSVTNMRPFTASTKPEQDEQGNPLVQLSPAEPGLVFYPPGVVMYHGRNDLLPNST; encoded by the coding sequence ATGGATGCCCTGAATGGCAGCGACGCGGCAGGGAATTATTCTGACGAGGAACAACAGCAAGAAAATGAAGTATTTGGAATTTTCCCGGTTGTCATGCACAACGCAACTCTCATGTTCAACAAAACGAATCGTTCTTGGACTGATCTGTTCAATATCCTGGATCTGGATAAAGCCGAGTTTGTGACTGATGGATCTGCAATCCTGAGAATAGTCATATCTATAACTTACTCGGTTGTCTGTGCTCTGGGTCTCATTGGAAACATCCTTGTCCTGCATCTAATGAAATCGAAACAAGTGTGGAAGAAATCGCCCATCAACTTGTTTGTCACCAGCCTAGCGGTGACGGACTTCCAGTTTGTCCTGACCTTGCCGTTTTGGGCTGTGGAGAACGCTTTGGATTTCACCTGGCTGTTTGGCAAAGCCATGTGCAAAATAGTCTCTTACGTGACCGCCATGAACATGTACGCCAGTGTGTTCTTCCTCACGGCGATGAGTGTGGCGCGGTACTGGTCCGTCGCGTCTGCGCTGAAGAGCAAGAGACGCCGGCACTGCTGCTCCGCTAAGCGGATAAGTGCGCTCATCTGGGTGGCCGCTATCGCAGCCGCGCTGCCCCACGCCGTGTTCTCCACCACGGCCACGGTGTCAAACGAAGAGCTGTGCCTGGTGAAGTTCCCAGACAAGACCGTCGATGCGCAGTTTTGGCTGGGGCTTTACCACGCGCAGAAAGTGCTGCTGGGGTTCGTCATCCCGCTGGCGATCATCTCGGTGTGCTACCTGCTCCTCCTGCGATtcatcacaaacaaaaacatcaacaCGTCCAGCGCAAAAAGACGCTCCAAAGTTACGAAATCAGTAACTATCGTGGTTCTGTCCTTTTTCCTGTGCTGGCTGCCGAACCAGGCGCTGACAGCGTGGGGGATACTGATTAAACTCAACGTGGTACATTTCAGCTCCGAATATTACACAACTCAGGCGTACATCTTCCCGGTGTCCGTGTGTTTGGCGCACTCCAACAGCTGCCTGAACCCCATACTGTACTGCTTAATGAGGAAAGAGTTTAGAAAGGCACTGAAAAAACTCTTCTGGAAAATCACCTCGCCCTCTGTCACAAACATGCGACCCTTTACGGCTTCGACTAAGCCGGAACAGGACGAGCAGGGGAACCCGCTGGTTCAGCTCAGCCCCGCGGAGCCGGGACTGGTGTTCTACCCCCCGGGGGTCGTTATGTATCACGGCAGAAACGATCTTCTCCCGAACAGCACGTAA